The following proteins are encoded in a genomic region of Necator americanus strain Aroian chromosome II, whole genome shotgun sequence:
- a CDS encoding hypothetical protein (NECATOR_CHRII.G8083.T1) — MMMTDSQPARFSIEDLLRSRHDILATVLPPSTHKDDLQKSVEQHVTALSSPSLNAIPNAEQLPFWLSCAAATFPLEQSLLMAQRTVLPQLWAAAASSDALRIAANNKSYRRRKARTVFSDQQLQGLEKRFETQRYLSTPERIELANALNLSETQVKTWFQNRRMKHKKVVRKDHSGAEVPDEEEADWADITV, encoded by the exons ATGATGATGACCGATTCGCAGCCGGCTCGTTTCTCAATCGAGGATCTGCTACGATCTCGTCACGATATTCTCGCTACCGTATTACCACCATCAACGCACAAAGATGATCTGCAAAAGTCTGTGGAGCAACATGTCACCGCACTCTCCAGTCCGTCGTTGAACGCCATCCCAAATGCTGAACAATTACCATTTTGGCTTAGTTGTGCTGCTGCAACGTTTCCACTGGAACAGAGCCTGCTTATGGCACAGAGAACAG TGCTTCCACAGTTATGGGCTGCGGCCGCTTCATCGGATGCGCTACGGATTGCCGCTAATAACAAATCATATCGAAG ACGAAAAGCACGTACGGTGTTCTCCGATCAACAATTACAAGGTCTCGAGAAACGATTCGAAACGCAACGATATCTAAGCACACCGGAGCGAATCGAACTCGCTAACGCGTTGAACCTTAGCGAAACGCAG GTAAAAACGTGGTTCCAAAATCGACGTatgaaacataaaaaagtCGTACGGAAAGATCATAGCGGAGCCGAAGTGCCGgacgaagaagaagctgaCTGGGCTGACATAACCGTCTGA
- a CDS encoding hypothetical protein (NECATOR_CHRII.G8084.T2) → MGYFGALSSTFLFGLHEMGPEDDASMLSLNVDFLAIIRCSRIMAEQLKLQFEEALQKYKEIENDREKYINSRQQLESQLTENTLVKSEFEYLDEDAKVYKLIGACLVRQDILEAKANVEKRLEYITAEIKRVDDNLSDFKEKIETQKTKLLEIQQKLAAAK, encoded by the exons ATGGGATACTTCGGAGCTCTATCTTCTACTTTTCTCTTTGGCCTACATGAGATGGGTCCTGAAGACGATGCTTCAATGCTTAG CCTGAATGTGGATTTCCTCGCGATCATCCGTTGTTCTAGAA TTATGGCGGAGCAGTTAAAGTTGCAGTTCGAGGAGGCTTTGCAGAAATACAAAGAGATTGAGAACG aCCGTGAAAAGTATATCAATAGTCGACAACAACTTGAGAGTCAATTGACGGAAAATACGCTGGTGAAATCT GAGTTCGAGTACCTTGATGAAGATGCGAAAGTGTATAAACTTATTGGTGCTTGTCTTGTTCGACAGGATATCCTAGAAGCAAAGGCGAACGTTGAAAAACGACTTGAGTATATTACCGCCGAAAT aaaacgaGTGGATGATAATCTTTCCGATTTTAAAGAGAAGATTGAGACACAAAAGACAAAACTTCTGGAAATCCAACAGAAATTGGCCGCTGCTAAGTGA
- a CDS encoding hypothetical protein (NECATOR_CHRII.G8084.T1), with product MWISSRSSVVLEFKNNLVTVMAEQLKLQFEEALQKYKEIENDREKYINSRQQLESQLTENTLVKSEFEYLDEDAKVYKLIGACLVRQDILEAKANVEKRLEYITAEIKRVDDNLSDFKEKIETQKTKLLEIQQKLAAAK from the exons ATGTGGATTTCCTCGCGATCATCCGTTGTTCTAGAA tttaaaaataacCTGGTTACAGTTATGGCGGAGCAGTTAAAGTTGCAGTTCGAGGAGGCTTTGCAGAAATACAAAGAGATTGAGAACG aCCGTGAAAAGTATATCAATAGTCGACAACAACTTGAGAGTCAATTGACGGAAAATACGCTGGTGAAATCT GAGTTCGAGTACCTTGATGAAGATGCGAAAGTGTATAAACTTATTGGTGCTTGTCTTGTTCGACAGGATATCCTAGAAGCAAAGGCGAACGTTGAAAAACGACTTGAGTATATTACCGCCGAAAT aaaacgaGTGGATGATAATCTTTCCGATTTTAAAGAGAAGATTGAGACACAAAAGACAAAACTTCTGGAAATCCAACAGAAATTGGCCGCTGCTAAGTGA
- a CDS encoding hypothetical protein (NECATOR_CHRII.G8085.T1) yields the protein MEIITERFYSNLFRSSIPVSSPIIPTGEAPPRILPSEVRVAMKSMKPDTALGPDFISTEFLRAGSHPLHVILAAHMTSYLQKERIPDQWKTSRTVLIHKKGDRENLRNYRTICLLSVLYKVFTKIILTRIFRTLDEARPQEQAGFRQGFSLFLRTTSRPCRGS from the coding sequence atggaaatcattacggagaggttctactcgaacctttttcgttcatcaattcctgtgtcaagcccgattatccccactggtgaagctccaccacggattctcccttcagaagtacgagtcgctatgaagagcatgaaacctgacACAGCCctcggacctgattttatatcaacagaatttcttcgggctggtagccatccacttcatgtgatcttagcagcgcacatgacatcctaccttcagaaagaaaggatcccagaccagtggaagacctcgcgaaccgttcttatccataagaaggGTGACCGAGAgaaccttcggaactaccgtacgatatgcttgctgagcgtgttatacaaagtattcaccaagatcatcctcacgcgcatatttaggacgctggatgaagcccggCCTCAAGAACaggctggattccgtcaggggttcagcttgttcttgaggaccacatccagaccgtgtcgagggtcatag
- a CDS encoding hypothetical protein (NECATOR_CHRII.G8086.T1), with product MLNELNEAGKRIGLLISRKKTQFMKNAYCEDGGVQLEGSQIVETSSYVYLGRSMNMENDLKEELNRRMKAAWAAFAAVREATDQLTDFFVPICSTRQFFQRSVTQRTRGQTPLPRLESYLLLTEPLRDAF from the coding sequence atgctcaacgaattgaacgaagcagggaagagaataggactgctaataagcagaaagaagacacagttcatgaagaacgcctactgcgaggacggaggagtacaacttgaaggctcccaaatcgtggaaacttcgtcatacgtatacctcggacgttctatgaacatggaaaacgacttgaaggaagaactgaatagaagaatgaaagcagcatgggcagcattcgcagccgttaGGGAAGCTACAGACCAACTGACGGAtttcttcgtgcccatctgttcgactcgacagttcttccagcgctctgttacgcagcggacacgtgggcagacaccgctgccacgtctagagagctacttactacttacagagcccttgagagatgctttctga
- a CDS encoding hypothetical protein (NECATOR_CHRII.G8087.T1), producing MKVLLFLLISLVAGNRRDKEYEEDEKDKKDQNLFCLMPPDPGFCRAILRRWAWNPVEEKCERFDYGGCGGNRNNFKTQKECLYECWNKFVPKDQRKKPIRKVKDQGKGNKTTHPNS from the exons ATGAAAGTTCTGCTATTCCTTCTGATCAGCCTTGTTGCCG GAAACAGAAGAGACAAGGAATATGAGGAAGATGAGAAGGATAAGAAGGACCAGAACCTCTTCTGTCTTATGCCTCCTGATCCAGGATTCTGTAGAGCAATTCTAAGACG atGGGCGTGGAATCCGGTGGAAGAAAAGTGCGAAAGATTCGACTACGGTGGTTGTGGTGGAAATCGCAACAATTTTAAAACACAAAAGGAATGCCTGTATGAGTGTTGGAACAAGTTTGTCCCCAAGGACCAACGCAAAAAGCCAATACGCAAAGTAAAGGACCAAGGGAAAGGCAATAAAACTACACATCCGAATAGCTAG